CCCTGCCATTGTGGGCACTCAATTTGCATCACTTAGGGCAAATGCCACCCCTTTTCTCATACTGACACAGGGCTCCCCAGAACCTACCCATaccttacatttattttttttgttttttttgaggtagcgtctctctgatctggaattcactgtgtagtctcagggtggcctcaaactcatggtgatcctcctacctctgcctcctaagtgccgggattaaaggtgtgcaccactatgtcacacttccagtttttcctctaGCTAAAGTTCCCTTCCTGTTGGCAGTTCCTCTGATGAAGACATCCAGTACCGTGTGGTGACAAGGTTCGTGAATGAGGCAGTCCTGTGCCTGCAGGAAGGGATCTTGGCCACACCAGCAGAGGGAGACATTGGAGCTGTCTTTGGGCTTGGATTTCCCCCTTGTCTTGGAGGTCAGTCTTCAGGTTGAGAAGTCAGTTTGCTTTATCATATAGTTCTTGTTGCTCCCTCCTTCACTAAAATCCTGTTTGTTGTTCAGGACCCTTCCGTTTTGTGGATCTCTTTGGTGCTCAGAAGGTAGTGGACCGGCTTCGAAAGTATGAGGCTGTCTATGGAAAACAGTTCACTCCATGCCAGCTACTCCTTGACCATGCTAACAATTCCAGCAAGAAGTTCTACCAGTGAGCAGGCCTCCCTGTCTGCCCCATCCACACGCTAAGCTAACACAAGTgccatcaagaccgcttctcagcAGTACTATCTTGACATatcaggaagaaggaaaagtCTGGCCTTGGGTTTGCACTTAATCAAAAGTGCAAACTTCAGTTCTGACCAACTCTCCCTCCTGAAGTCTGACTGTGAATTAGCTTGTACTTAAGGCTGGAAGGTAGAACCTACTGGGCTGCTTTTGTAAACTCCAAGGCCTAAAGCAGCAACCACCTAGAACCATCTTTGCTACCTATTCCTCCTGGAAAGCCAGTGGGCACCAGTGGTAGTGAGGGCAGTTCTGCACCCAGCCAAACACAGGATAACAATAAAACCCAAACTGTCAGCCTCTCTGCCTACTTGTTCCATATTCTTTCTCAGCCCTTCTAGTTTAAACCCCTCTTCAAGAGTAAAGCCCTGTGCCTGGAATAGAAATGGACTGCAGGGGTTCTTCTGGCAGCAGCAGACTGTGATGCCAGAATATGGGACTTTCTGTACCCACAtctgtttttttagagagagagaaaatgtgtgtgcgtacctgtgcgcatgcatgtggaggttaggggacaactttgaggtgtctgtgtacCACCTTTAAGAAAaggtctcttaccactgtaaaccaAGCATAAAccagctggcccatgaactttgGATTCTCCTAGCTCCATTTCCCATTGACTAGGGACATTAGGAtcacagacacatataccactttggaTCCACCTTTAATGTAgctgctgtggaattgaacttgggcctataggctttacaagcacctttaactgctgagctttctccCTGGTACCTCCCCCCACCATGCACAGCTATTTAAATCTGACTGTTCAAGTGCTTTAGCTGGGCTGCTCATAGCAGGGAAGTGGCCCTGGTTGAGAACAGTAGAAACAGAAGAGGCATTGTGCACCAAGGTGCAAAAGATAATTCTTTCCACAGGTCATTTCTTTGCTGTACCATTGTGCCATTtctcttttgtgtgtggtgtgtgtgtgtccacttgtatgtgtgtggacataCATGTAGAAACCAGAGATTGACTGCAGAAGTCTTTCTTGATTGCTTTCCACTtgctgaggcagggcctcacaggTGAACCCAGAGCTTTAACATCCAGCCAATCTAGCTAGCCCCAGAGATCCTGTATCAGCCACTCACGTGGTGGTACTCCAGGCAGGTCACTACATCCAGCCACACTTACATGGATGCTAGCTGtccaactctggtcctcatgcttatatagcaagcattttatccacctacccatctccccagtccctgcacCCAATTCTTTTCTTGGCATGCCTCATTCATGTATGCTTCTACGGACATCTGTAGGAATGGTAAATTATTCAGAGGAAGTAACACTTGCCTGATGTTCTGGAATCCTGCAGAGTcaactccccctccccctcctatAGCCTCAGCTCACTCCCATCCCATGTGCAGAGTTCTCACACTAGCTTCTGGCAGAAGCAGGAACTAATCCTGTAAATAGCACTGGGTTTCTATGTCTATCAGAAGAATCCCTACTGAACTATTGAGTATGCAGCAGAATCCTAATTCAAGTCAATCACACTCTGCATTCTAAAAACCAGATAGTACCCATAACTCCTGCCTCTCCTCCACTCAAATATTTATTCGGATATTTCCCTGCTCCCAGCTCTGGTGTGGAGAGTGGGAGGCAGGGGGAAGCTTAGCCCCAGTTTCAACAAAAACCAGTTAATCATTGCTAGAACACCAGACCCTAAAGTTGAGTTGTTTTGGAGTTTTCAGAAGACAGAGAATTGATACTCTACACCAAGGCCATGCATATGTCTACTATGGATCTGAGCACCTCAAAGCTGGCATTCTGCAGGTTAAACTTAAGCCCCTGCTGGCAGCCTTGAGCTTTGATTTCTAGATCTTTCCTCTAAGCAACACCAGGTAGGTGTGTATTGTGTGGATTAATGGGAATTGGAAGGTTCATGTAGATGCAGGGCTTGCAAAAGGAACCTGCCTCTGGGGGATGTATGAATGAGCCACTTATATACACCCTTCCAAAGTTCTTCCCTACACAGAAGCATACACATTGTGTTCTGGTTCCTCATGGCACTCCAAAAGAAGAAAGCAGCTAACACTCAAGAGTTTCACTTTCACTAGTCTGTGGTTTAGCCTTTATTTCCCTAGTCCTTGCGGATTCATCAAACCTGTGAGAAAACCCACCATCATAACATCAGTTTCTGTGCACATCTGACTCCCTCCCTCGGAACCTAAACACCGTGGATCCAGCCTGACTGGATCATAGGAGTGGCTCAACTActaacaaaacacaaataaatatctAGGTAGGCCAGGAAAAGCAAATAAGAAAAATGCCACCAGTGGGCCCTTAACATCAGTGGGTGTGAGAAATGTGCTGGTTGAGGGTTAGGGAAGGATGAAGTGAGATGAGGTATGTACATAATTACCTCAGTTCTAGGTACCACACAGGTCACCATGCTTGAAATGGGCACAAAGATCTGCTCTGAAACATGTGAACAAATGCAGGACTGAGTTCAGGAgcagttccccagccacctgcCTCCTAACCCATCCCCTACACACACATCCATGCCCATCAGTGCTGGTATCAAACCAGAACAGGTGTCCATCAGATCCAAGTGCTGATAGCACAAGTGTGAGTGACTGGTCACCACTTGCTGCCAGAATCAACAACTAGCTGACCTGAATATGCCTGTTCTTGGGGCTCAATCCTCAGTCCCATAGGAAAGAACACAAGGATGGGTATTTGTGGTGAGGTCAGAGCAGAAGCTAAGGTGTTACAAACAGATGGGGTGTGCCTGCCTCCCTAGCTCCACAAGTCCACAGCAGAGCTTACCTATATCCAGGAGACAGACCAAAGAGGTACCTCAGGCTCTGTGGCATAGGTACATAGCTGATTAACCAGGGCCAAATGCTTAATCATGGAAAGTAAGGATGCTCCACAGACATGGAAATCACATCCCTaactgcagcagcagcagtccAAAGACCAGGGCACATAGGAAAGGACACTTGGGAAAAGAATTTGTGCTAAATTATGGGCCATCTTCCTTTGTCTCTAATCTGTAGCTACAGAACTGAGAAGTGCACAGTATCTGGGAAGGACTGCAGCAGGGCAAGGGACATTATTCCACCACCACCCTGTGGGAACTGCAGCAAATATTTCACCAGGCCAGGTGCACAGTGTTGCCTCCTCCATAGTTACTCTGTACACAGGCAAGATGTCCCCCTGTAGGGTCTAACCCCAGAGGATGATGGTTCCCAGCGTGTCCCTCTGGAATATTCAGCGCCTGAAGAGCAGCTTTGGATTCTCCCTGCAGGCAGAAACTGCCTCTGGGAGTACAGAGACCCACTCCTAGTTCCCAGGGCTTCTGTTGCCAGCTTCAGGCTAGACAGTTCAGATCTTGGGCCGCCAGCCTTTAATGAACTGCATGATCTTCTTGACTTGAAGCTTAGTGAGGTGGAAGTCATCAGTTAGGATGTCCTCACTGAGCTGTACAAAGATGCTCCCATCGATGCGTTCTCGGGCAAAGAAGCTCACCACGTCCTCTGAGAGGCCGATGAAGCGTAGACTGCGGGAGACTTCCTccagagagagagcagaaaggtCCGCTGGAGGCTGCCAGGAGCAAGCATCCCGGCCTCCCACACCTGTGGCTCCATCCCCAGGACTGGCAGTAGTCCCTTCCAGGCACCGTTGGCTGAGAAAGAGTCGTCCTGCCTCAGGCCCCTGCAAAGCAGCTGGTAACAATGGGGTAGGGACTTGCTTCAGCATCAAACCTTCGGGATCAAAGGCTTTGAGGGGACCAAGCGGTGAAAGATGGGGTCCAGACTCCTGAGACCGCAGCAGCTCCGACTCTGGAGGGCTGGCCTGCCCCAGCTCAAAGGGGTCCAAGGGCTCCAGCGTGGGCCCTTGCCACTCAGAAGCCGATGGGGAGGAAGGCGAAGTAGCTGAGCAAGCCTGACTTTGCAGAGCTGTGCCTGAAGAATGAGAGGGGCTAGAGGTAGCCAACATACTAGAGTTAGAGGTGGACCCAGAAGAGGCAGCCCCGGGGGCACCCGAGGGGTAGGCGGGCCCTGAGAAAGGGTTGAGAGAGCCAAAGGGAGCAAAGCGCTTCGGAGAATGGGAGGATTTGAACAGGGGCGGGCAGCCATGGTAGGTCTTGACCACGGGGGTGTCAGCCCCCAACAGGGGAGCTGCTCGGCTACTCAAAGGCTCTAAGAGGACCCGGGAGGCCTGGCTGGGCTGCGTGGTGGTGGAGGGCAAAGGTCCTGGGGGCTGGTGGCTAGAAGACTCGCTGGCCTTGCAGTCTCCCCAGGTGCAAGGGTAGCAATAGAGGGAATATGCATCCGGTGAAGGTGAGCCATTGCCGCTGCGACAGCCTGCCCTGTGGGCAGAGAAATAGACTCAGGAAAGGTAGAGACCCCAACATGCACCTGAGGAAGACCCAGGACCAAGAGAGGACTCACCCATCCTGCAGGCCAGAGGAGTAGTAGGAGAGGCTGGAGCTAGGCGAGTGGGCAGGTTGCAGCTTGGGGAAGCGGGGTGGCACAGGGGGGCTGCCCGAAAgcctgctggagctgccacttcCCCGGGGAGGTACAGGAGGAGCATGCAACAGGCGGCACTCCTCCTTCACCTGCAGGCAGAGGGTCATGATAATTAGAAAAAGACGGATACACAGGAATACCGACAGAGGAATTAGACTTTATTGGAGGAGAATCTAGTGGTAAAGGGATACTTCACATCTCAGCAGCGGTGATTGGAAATGCGAGGAGCCTACCCAGCATAGGGTCAGGGGAGTTTTTTAAGTtctaggggaggggaagggagaatcATTAGCATGTGTGAAGGCTGCAAACTTTTTTGAACTCCTTTCTTCCAAGGTCCCGGGCCAGGTATCCGACTCCCTTGGGGTTGTCAAGGTAGCAGGCAGCTGTCTACTGGCAGACTTCTTGGTGTTCACCAGTAGTAAGTATGCTGAATTTCTGACATGCTAACTCCTTCAATGGTTGCATGCCCTTCTCCAGCCTATTTCACCCACCAGTCCATAAGGCTTCTATTCCACTAGGATTCATGGTGAATGTAAGTATAACAAAAACAATCAGGCAGATACGTTCTAATCTCCACAGTGCGGGATATCTGAGAGGCTACACTGTGTGTGGTTCTAACTCCAAGGTAGGAGGAGAGGAACTGCTAGGAATCAACACATTTTCTAAACTTATTTCACCATGGAATAGGATTTTCACTGGAGAAGAGATATGACTTCTGCAAAACCTTGTTAATAACTTAGTTTCTAGGCTCGCCCCAGGTTAAGATGCCGGCACCCTTTCCTGTAAATGTTCTTCCGTGTTTTACCGTTTTTGTTTTCCTACTCATCCCTACTCTGCCAGACTGTCACACACTGCAGGAACTAAAAGTTGAGCAGCTTCCCTGGACGACAGCCAATGAACAGGGACGGGGCATGCTCACTCACCGCCTCGGATTTGGGAGGGACGGGAGGTGGCGGCGCCTGGGACTCACGCCGCGGGGTACCCAGGGGCCCCAGAAAGATGAGATCGGGCCCTGGAGGCAGCCGGGCGCGGGCCTCAGCGAGGTTCTCGGGCGCCTGGTGCGCCCACAGCTCCTCGTAGGGGATTTCGGCGGCTGGGGCTGCGGGCTCAGGCGCGCCGGCCCAGTCTGGGCTCACGTACTCCTGGTCGCCGTCGCCCGCGAGCGCCGGGCCCAGGGGGCCTAGCTGGCGGAGTGCGCGGGCTGGCCCGGGGACGCGCGGGGCGGGCAGGCACAGGCGAGCGCGCCGTGGGCTGGCGCAGTCGTCGGCGAGCTCGGCGGGCGCCTCTCGCACAGCGGTGGAATACTCGTCGGGGTCGAATCGCTCGCGGCAGTAGGAGGCGCTGTCGCGCACCAGGCGCTCGACGCGCGGGTCCCCAGCCAGCAGGCCCTGCGGCAGCGTGAAGCGCGGCATGTCGGTGAGCAGCAGAAAGTGCAGCGGCGCCGGTCCCTCGCGGCGCAGCGCCAGCCCCAACACTACGGTCTTGGAGATGATGCTGACCAGCTTGTAGCAATGACCTTCCCGAACCGGGTGCAGATCGTAGGGGTTCCGGGGCGGCCGGCTGGGCACCAGCACGTTCACCGGCAGCCGCACGCGCTCGATGATGGCGCGCACTGTGTGCTCACCCTCCTGCATCTGCAGTTCCAGCGGGCTGCGTGTGCTGAAGCGGCCTTGGCACTGAAAGGGTAAACTCAGGCTCTCGTTGGTGCGGTGGTTCATGCAGATGAGGCAGGGCATCTTGCCCTTGATGGGCCTGGTGCCTCCGCCGCCTGCCCCTGTTCCGGAGGCTCCTGGGCCACCCACTCCGGCCAGAGACCCCGCGCGGCCCAGCTTTCGCAGGAGCGTGGTGAAGCGCGAGCGCTCCTTGGTGGTCTTAGCGCACAGAATCTCCgcctggcccattagggtgagCTCGTCACCCGCGTGCAGGGTGAAGTTGTACACTTCGCTGTCCTCGCTGAACTCGCCTGACACGACCTGGGGGTCCCAGAGACAGATGAGGTTTGAGCCAGAGTCACAAGGAAAGTCACATGCCAGCTACCAGCTTCAGGGGGTCTCCAGGGCAGGAGAACAGCCTTTcccttctgccttcccagagccAACACCAGAACAGCACTGGACGGGACCAGACCTACATCCCACATTGGAGAGGCATGTGTAAGCTGTACAAACTTACTAGGTTTCCTGCAGGCCATAGTTATCCCATGTGGTACTCCTGAGTATAGGGAGGTATTTGAATGCCTTCAATCACTGGCAAATTTTATTATTAGTCGTAACTATTTGGGTAATAACAATGCCCCATCTATCCAAGACtactaaaaagagaaataaatccaTGTATAAGAAAAGGATTTGGGgcgggagagatagctcagtcattaGTAAAGTCCTTGCCTAACAAGCAtgagagtttgatccccagtaccaatcTAATAccttctgtaatcctagtgttggagaggcagagacaacagGAGTCCTGGGGTTTAGCTGCCcactagtctagcctaattggtgagttctaggccaacaaGAGACCCACTCTCATGCAAGGAGACAGGGTCCCAGAGGAAGATGTCTGAGATTGTCTTCAGGCGtctgcacacaccacatgcactcacacataagaacattaaaaattaaacacggggctggagagatggcttagtggctgaggtgcttgcctgcaaagccaaatgatctaggtttgattttccaggacccacataagccagatgcacaaggtggcgcatgtgtctggagttcatctgcagtaccctggtgcacccattctctctttctctccctctttctccctttctctctctgtgtcaaataaaaaaaatattttaaaaattaaaaatgggctgcagagatggcccagaagttaagaaggttcaactcccctgtatccatgtaaacccagatgcacagagtgcagcatgcacctggagtttgtttgcagccacgagaggccctggcatgcccattctctctgactctcttctatctctctctgcttgcaaataaataaataaataatttttaaaaaaattatagcctgaaaattaagaaagaaaaagcagagtTGTAGAGCTGGAGATGTTGCTCAGTTTTAGAACACCATTTTACTAGCATgagcaaggccctggattcaatccatagaacaacaacaaaaaaaaggttgtGAAGTTTATTAAATAAACAGTAAGAGCTGGGGACTATTTACTCTGTGTTCAACACAGCAGCCCCTCCCCACCAGTGCATACTTGGGCAGCTTGGGAGCTAGGACAGGGCATCTTAAATGGTCTCTAATCAGATCATTACCCCTCCACACAGCATTCCTACTTCACCATCTTAGGAAGTCCTTCAGCCCATTGGATCCAGCACCCTGTTCTTATGGCATGCCCTGACTGTGTCAAAgggtccccagaagccatgttcCCTCTTGGACCCTAAGGGCAACACTGACTGTGGTCAGAGTTGAGCCTGTGGTTGTTATAGCTTGGGGAGGTCATGCCAGGTGCCAGAAGACTGACCTTGACGCTGAAGGTGATGGCTTCCATCACAAAAATTCGATCAGGGAAGACACTGGCCACCTCCTCCACGCTGCTGAAGTACCTCGCCGGCTCTCGCACATCCCGAGTCTGTTCCAGGAGCTTGAACTTCCCTGCATGGGGGACACAGGCTGCTGGGGCAGGCCTACTTGCAGGGAGCCAGGCCACATCCTAGGAGCATCTAGGTTCCCTATTTGCTCACTTCAGCTCAGCCAGCCCCTCTGGAACTCAGGTGGGCAGAAGGGCAGGTGTGCCCCAGCATGGGTGCAGTGGGCTGGCCATGTGGCATGAGCCTGGGGGATTGAATAAATGGATCCCACCCAGGCACCCCTGCACACACCCCCAGCCAGCTTGTGAGTGCACCTTGAGGTTACACAGCCTGCCCAGAGAAACCTGACTGAAGACTGCCCCAAGTGCTTTGACACACAGCTGGCCTCTGCTCAACCAGTGTGGCACTGGGGATGCTACTCACAGCTTCCTGCGGCCCAACTTCTGACTTGATGTGACCACAGACAagtcccttccctctctcagtctctggaTCTTCCTTTGGTGGAGGTGAGGGTGGGACACAAGCTCTTGGGCCCTGCCTGACTTAGTCCTCCTATGTGTCCACTTTGGGTTGCTGAGCCATGTTGATGCATTGATCAGACCAGGACTTAAAATCAAGGGGAGAGCCACTCTAACCCTACCTGTAGCCTGCAGATGCTGACCTGGGCCAACATAACCCCACAGTGCCTCGGATCTAAGGCACTGTAAATGCCACTGCCTCACAGAAGAACCAGCAGAACAGTGTTCTGGCCAACCTAGCTGATGCCCAGACTATAAAGAAGTTATACTAATCCCTGAAGCCGATACCCAATGCAACTGTGTGTTTTACCTCACTGGCCACACCATACATGTGTCCATCCAGATGAGCTCAAAGACAAGCTAAGAACCACCTTAGCACTAGATAGATGGCCTCTTTCCAGGACTCATACAGTATAAGAACCCAAAATAGGTAAGGGAACAACACAGAGAGGACAGGTGATGCTTCACCTTCTGTAGTCCTGATGCTTGCTTCACCACAGTTCACACTGACATGCATGGTGCCTTCAGAGTGAATAAACCTGTAAAATCTGCCCTCCAGGAAATCTTGATACTGTGGGTGAGACAGTAAGCACTCTGAGATAGTATCACATGATAGATGCTGAGGCAAAATAGTGAGAAACGATTCCAAGAGGAAACAGGCCCAGCAGTGTTCAGGGATCACCAAAACTGCACATTTCAATGGAAGAATGGACATTCTATGTGAAAGAAGTGGCACAAGCAAAcaccagaaaacacacacacacaaagtgcctACCCAAAAGTCTGTGTGCCTGGAGGGAGAGCAGGGGAATAATAAACAGCAAGCACGTTTGAAAATGCTCTGTATACCAAGTAAGGCAGCAAGACTTTATTCTGTAAGAAATGAGACCCAGTGGAGTGGAGAGTTAAGCAATGAAATACAGTGATCCTTGGGGACCCCCCAAGATGTGGGGAGATCAGTCAGGTAAATTATCCAGTAACATGTTCTGGAGAAGAGTTAGAACACATCGCAAAATGAGCAGACCATGGGATGTTCAAAAGGAAGACTCCTCAGACTCAGGTGGCTGAAGAAGGAAAGTGGACACAAAGGGATGGAGAGTGCTGCATGTGGCCCACTATCAGTGTGGGGATGGCATATTGGAAACAAAGGAACACACTGTAGGCACATAGGAAGGCCTCCAGCTGGAGTTCCCCAGGGCAGTTCCACCAGTATGGGCTCAGAGCTTCAAGACAATGGTCAGAGCAAGAGGCTGAAAGTACCCAGCACTTACACTGCAGCTTCATGTGTAGGGTAAGTAAAATGGCGCCGttcagagaagaggaaaagaggacTTTAATTCTTTGGGGACACACGTCCCAGAAAAATGTTCACATTATATTCCtagcatgcatatatacaattttatatttcattcaGGAGGTTTCTGCAGCCCTCAAAGCCAGCCTCGGGCCGAGAGGCTTAGACTCCCCTTGTGGAGGACATGGAGAGTAGTGGGCCAAAAACAGGGCCTGCAACACTAACATCCAAAAACAGGGAGAGAAATGGGAGCCAAGACAGAGAAGGGAAAGATGAGGCATTGGAGCATATGCCCAGAGGGTGTGGTGGGAAAGGGGAGAAAGCTGGGGGGAGGCTGGTCCTGTCCCAACCTCCCTGAGATACAAGCGAAAAGAGGTCTCAGACTGCCACAGCCcaaaagagcaagagaaaaaaaaatgaaaaaaaatggagaaagggCTGGGGTCACAAAGCACACGTCTTGGGTCTACAGACCTCTCTTCCCCCATACCTGCACACAACCTCCCACCCTCCACCACAAGAGTCAGGCATGGAGAAATGCCCGCTACTCCCTACGGGAGCCAGGTCAAGAATGGAACCAGGGAGGATGTGGTACGGAAGATCAATGTAACCATGGCACCAGCACAGGCCCCCTCAGACACCCGGCTCAGGCCATTTCCACAGAGAAGGAGGAAACCTCCTGGGAGCGATGTTGGCCTCTGGAAGTCTTTCCACTCCAGCCTTTCCCAAGATGGGATGCAGGGTTCCCCATTGATAAAGGGACTGTCCCACTCTGCCCTTGCCATCTCAGAACTCATTTGTGCTTCCCTGATACTCCTTTCCAGCCTGAAGCACCTAGGAGGCCCGCAGCCAGGTGATGTTTATGACCCTCACCCGACACTGGACCCACAATAGTGGTCGAGCTCTTTCCTGGTATGCCAGTAAGCACGAGGCCCAAGGATATCCAGCGCCAAAGGGTGAATGGGTGAAAAGCAGAGGCCTTTGAGTATTGTATAAGTCCTAGCTCTGCCACCAACTTGCTATGTGAAATTATTTAATGTCCAGGCTTCAGTTTCCTATCAGTAAAATGAGGTTCTGTGGGACCTAACACAATGCTCCTGCAGTGGCCCGCGCTTGGTCGGGGCACCTGACCCTCCAACAGTACTGGCCCCGGCTGTCGGAGGAGCCAAGTCAGCCTGAAGCCCACAGTCTAGAGACCAAAgtcactcccctccccctctgggCCGTGCACGGCTCTCTCCTCAGTCCACAGCCGGCCTGTGCACCCGCCCAATACCATTATTAATTCATCACGAGAGCTCCGAGAGGGGCCTGCACTCAGAGCCTTTTCCTTTTCGTcaactggaggcccattccatccCCACTCACAAAAGCCTCCCCTCCCGCCCCGCCCAGCGGAAGAGGTGACTGTAAATGCCAGCTGCCACCCATTAGTCCTATCCTGCACAGCGTACACAGGAGGTACCAAAAGGAATGAGGCAAAGGGTTGGGTTGGGAACCCAGTTTGCTGGGGACCCCTGTGTCTTGTTTTCCAGAGTTTTAACTGTACAGTTAAAATTTTGCCAGTCTCTGAAAGTCCTATTTCGGTCAATGAAGgcttttccagctttttttttttttttttaatcctaaaaaAATCCTAGACTCCTTCCTGAGATAATGTCAGATTCTCAGGCTGGGAAATGTCTAACTAGAGCAGGCACCATAGGCCTGAACCCCAGGTCAGCCCAACCCTTGGGATGGTTTCTTTATGCTCAACTGGGGTGTTAGAGGTATGAAGGCCAGGCCCTCCAGTTTGTTAAGTGCCCAATCCTATTATAGGGGCTGAGCCCTGTCCTACGGACTCAGGAAAGGCCCAGGCAAGAGAGAGCAGTAGCACCAGTGAGGAAGGAACTGTGAGCCTTCCCACCTCCAGAGGTTTGGGACAGGACACTAGCAGTGAAAAACACAGAACTGCAGTGAAAAGAGCAGCTGcgaggatgaaaagatgatgttCAACAGGTGTATGAGATGCACTACCCACAGACTCCCACGAGGATATTTCTAGAGGACACCAGACtcccaccctgagacaacagccCTCCACTCCTGACACAGCGCAGAAGCTAACAGAGACTGTGGTCAGAACACTTCACTCTTGCCTTTCCTTATCCAGGCTGTGCGATCCAAGCAAGTAACTACCCTCCTTAGGCCCTTGGTTTCATTGACTGCAAAAATCTAAGCACTATACATGTTTTTGGCA
The genomic region above belongs to Jaculus jaculus isolate mJacJac1 chromosome 5, mJacJac1.mat.Y.cur, whole genome shotgun sequence and contains:
- the Garem2 gene encoding GRB2-associated and regulator of MAPK protein 2, with amino-acid sequence MEKLAAGLAGLRWSMGAFPLDLIVSRCRLPTLACLGPGEYAEGISERDILLIHSCRQWTTVTAHTLEEGHYVIGPKIDIPLQYPGKFKLLEQTRDVREPARYFSSVEEVASVFPDRIFVMEAITFSVKVVSGEFSEDSEVYNFTLHAGDELTLMGQAEILCAKTTKERSRFTTLLRKLGRAGSLAGVGGPGASGTGAGGGGTRPIKGKMPCLICMNHRTNESLSLPFQCQGRFSTRSPLELQMQEGEHTVRAIIERVRLPVNVLVPSRPPRNPYDLHPVREGHCYKLVSIISKTVVLGLALRREGPAPLHFLLLTDMPRFTLPQGLLAGDPRVERLVRDSASYCRERFDPDEYSTAVREAPAELADDCASPRRARLCLPAPRVPGPARALRQLGPLGPALAGDGDQEYVSPDWAGAPEPAAPAAEIPYEELWAHQAPENLAEARARLPPGPDLIFLGPLGTPRRESQAPPPPVPPKSEAVKEECRLLHAPPVPPRGSGSSSRLSGSPPVPPRFPKLQPAHSPSSSLSYYSSGLQDGAGCRSGNGSPSPDAYSLYCYPCTWGDCKASESSSHQPPGPLPSTTTQPSQASRVLLEPLSSRAAPLLGADTPVVKTYHGCPPLFKSSHSPKRFAPFGSLNPFSGPAYPSGAPGAASSGSTSNSSMLATSSPSHSSGTALQSQACSATSPSSPSASEWQGPTLEPLDPFELGQASPPESELLRSQESGPHLSPLGPLKAFDPEGLMLKQVPTPLLPAALQGPEAGRLFLSQRCLEGTTASPGDGATGVGGRDACSWQPPADLSALSLEEVSRSLRFIGLSEDVVSFFARERIDGSIFVQLSEDILTDDFHLTKLQVKKIMQFIKGWRPKI